Proteins from one Rosa chinensis cultivar Old Blush chromosome 7, RchiOBHm-V2, whole genome shotgun sequence genomic window:
- the LOC112176927 gene encoding uncharacterized protein LOC112176927, with amino-acid sequence MVLLPATGAMENGDTLLFTLTNQGQLHVYDKACWSALMSHQKKRIDGTAVQYPMFIPTTKPCMTVVKLALVDRDGKYSSALSKEVLVDKSNAKHTLKKGGAKWPLTGGVPSQLSDAENFYVERLYVAGYQDGSVPIWDATYPTPSLIYAIGPEVKGIRSTGANGTVSALELCSLTLKLAIGDVCGLVPQRRQGLSSGGLMIKELNDLLDRLASGENRALKLEKL; translated from the exons ATGGTTTTACTTCCAGCTACTGGTGCAATGGAGAATGGTGACACATTGCTTTTCACTTTGACAAATCAGGGACAACTGCATGTCTATGACAAGGCTTGCTGGTCTGCCTTAATGTCTcaccaaaagaaaaggattgATGGGACTGCAGTGCAGTATCCTATGTTTATACCTACTACTAAACCGTGTATGACAGTGGTAAAGCTTGCTTTGGTGGATAGAGATGGGAAATACTCCTCAGCTCTGTCCAAG GAAGTTTTAGTTGACAAGTCTAATGCGAAACACACTTTGAAGAAGGGGGGTGCAAAGTGGCCTTTGACTGGTGGTGTTCCCAGCCAACTTTCTGATGCTGAAAATTTTTATGTCGAGAGACTATATGTAGCAGGATATCAAGATGGATCTGTTCCAATATGGGATGCCACCTATCCAACTCCGTCGCTTATATATGCTATAGGTCCTGAG GTAAAAGGTATCAGATCTACAGGTGCAAATGGAACAGTCTCAGCATTGGAATTGTGTTCTCTTACTTTAAAATTAGCTATTGGTGATGTGTGTGGTCTG GTGCCGCAACGGAGACAGGGACTTAGTTCAGGTGGACTAATGATTAAGGAGTTGAATGACTTGCTTGATCGTTTGGCATCAGGTGAAAATAG GGCATTGAAGTTGGAAAAGCTGTGA